Within Aspergillus oryzae RIB40 DNA, chromosome 2, the genomic segment TATCGCTTTCCTTGGAGGATATCTGTGAGCGTGGCCCAGAAGAGAGTGGAGATGATGCCGACTGCTGGGACGCCGGTCGGGTAGTTGTTTAACTGGGACACGGAATAGTGGATTGTCGGGTGGGCTTTCATGTACAAGGCTAGGAGAGAGTTTGAGGAGAAGGATTCCGTCTCTCCGGCGATGACCCATAGGATCACGAATCCCCACCAGTACCACGTGGTGAAGAGTCGTTTGATGAAGGCCCGGTTCACGGGTGCTCGGTTTGCATTCACCGTGGGCAGACGTGACACTGCCAGCTCCTTTTCTGCTGCCGTTAGGTAGGGAGCcgttgtggtggttggggtgtCGGGGAATAGTAGTAGGCCGTAGATGGCTATGGGGAGGGTGATTAAGCCATCAATCTGGTTGATGTGAACATGCTTTCTTGGTCAAGGATGGAAACGAAGGTACTTACGATGAAGAGCCATCGCCAGCCTGATAGGCCCCTGACACCATCCAAGGACGAATGAATGCCGGTTTGAATGAACCCGCCGAACATCGTTCCCGCGAGCCCCGAGGCTGTAAAGATGCCGCTGCGTTTGCCCAGTTCCCGCTCAGTATACCATGAGCCGAGGATATAATGAGTTCCCGAGAAGGTGCTAGCTTCGGCTAGTCCAAGGAAGAATCGAATAGCCATGATGCCCTGGGGATTATGTACAGCTGCGGTCACCATAGTCAAGGCACCCCAGAACAGGACCATGGcgggaaag encodes:
- a CDS encoding putative MFS pantothenate transporter (permease of the major facilitator superfamily), which produces MWGIKDPERKLVVKIDFFILSFCCVTYFFNYLDRSNLSNAYVSGMKEELAFHGNQLNVINTVFTVGYIIGQVPSNLALTYFRPRIFFPAMVLFWGALTMVTAAVHNPQGIMAIRFFLGLAEASTFSGTHYILGSWYTERELGKRSGIFTASGLAGTMFGGFIQTGIHSSLDGVRGLSGWRWLFIIDGLITLPIAIYGLLLFPDTPTTTTAPYLTAAEKELAVSRLPTVNANRAPVNRAFIKRLFTTWYWWGFVILWVIAGETESFSSNSLLALYMKAHPTIHYSVSQLNNYPTGVPAVGIISTLFWATLTDILQGKRYLVSYFIGITGVVTSVLILTRFDSTATVFGAYYWAGAVYACQATFFAWCNDAMRAQDARQRSVVIASMNMGNNAVNAWWSIIFYSANLAPRFTRGMWAMIGCSIALVLWTTGIVWRTAKEEGQGYRVEEPDRGVTKES